The following are from one region of the Actinoplanes sp. L3-i22 genome:
- the typA gene encoding translational GTPase TypA — protein MQTRTDLRNVAIIAHVDHGKTTLVDAMLRQGGQSHARGEMAERAMDSMDLEREKGITILAKNTAISYKPAESDPVVINIIDTPGHADFGGEVERGLTMVDGVVLLVDASEGPLPQTRFVLRKALHARLPIILVINKVDRPDARIKEVVDETYALFFDLDADEDQIEFPIIYACARDGIATLNQPKDGAVPDDSDDLEPLFSTILNTIPAPTFTEGAPLQAHVVNLDASPFLGRLALCRVREGWIRKGQTVAWCKTDGTVSSVRISELLITEGLERKSAEKAGPGDIMAVAGIAEIMIGETLADAENPIPLPLITVDEPAISMVIGTNTSPLVGKVKGAKVTARMVKDRLDKELIGNVSLRVLNTERPDAWEVQGRGELALAILVEQMRRENYELTVGKPQVVTKLVDGKVHEPVERLTIDAPDEYMGAITQLLATRKGRMEQLTNHGTGWLRMEWLVPARGLIGFRTEFLTETRGTGIMHHLYEDHEPWFGELRTRQNGSLVADRSGPVTGFAMINLQERGQLFVEPTTEVYEGMIVGENSREDDMDVNITKEKKLTNMRAAAADNTERLIPPRKLSLEQSLEFCREDECVEVTPTAIRIRKVELDQNARGRAASRRKHQ, from the coding sequence ATGCAGACCCGCACCGACCTCCGTAATGTCGCCATCATCGCTCACGTCGACCATGGCAAAACCACCCTGGTCGACGCCATGCTCCGACAGGGCGGTCAGTCCCACGCACGTGGAGAGATGGCCGAGCGCGCCATGGACTCCATGGACCTGGAGCGGGAAAAGGGCATCACCATTCTCGCCAAGAACACCGCGATCAGCTACAAGCCGGCCGAGAGTGACCCGGTCGTCATCAACATCATCGACACTCCGGGCCACGCCGACTTCGGCGGCGAGGTGGAGCGCGGCCTGACCATGGTCGACGGCGTCGTGCTCCTCGTCGACGCGTCCGAGGGCCCGCTGCCGCAGACCCGCTTCGTGCTCCGCAAGGCGCTGCACGCCCGCCTGCCGATCATCCTGGTGATCAACAAGGTGGACCGTCCGGACGCCCGGATCAAGGAGGTCGTGGACGAGACGTACGCGCTCTTCTTCGACCTGGACGCGGACGAGGACCAGATCGAGTTCCCGATCATCTACGCGTGCGCGCGCGACGGCATCGCCACCCTGAACCAGCCGAAGGACGGCGCCGTCCCGGACGACAGCGACGACCTCGAGCCGCTGTTCAGCACGATCCTGAACACCATCCCGGCCCCGACCTTCACCGAGGGCGCCCCGCTGCAGGCGCACGTCGTCAACCTCGACGCGTCGCCGTTCCTGGGCCGCCTGGCGCTCTGCCGGGTCCGCGAGGGCTGGATCCGCAAGGGCCAGACCGTCGCCTGGTGCAAGACCGACGGCACGGTCTCCAGCGTGCGCATCTCCGAGCTGCTGATCACCGAGGGCCTGGAGCGCAAGTCGGCCGAGAAGGCCGGCCCGGGCGACATCATGGCCGTCGCCGGCATCGCCGAGATCATGATCGGTGAGACCCTCGCCGACGCGGAGAACCCGATCCCGCTGCCGCTGATCACGGTCGACGAGCCGGCCATCTCGATGGTCATCGGCACCAACACCTCGCCGCTGGTCGGCAAGGTCAAGGGCGCCAAGGTCACCGCCCGGATGGTCAAGGACCGGCTGGACAAGGAGCTGATCGGTAACGTCTCGCTCCGCGTCCTGAACACCGAGCGCCCGGACGCCTGGGAGGTGCAGGGCCGTGGTGAGCTGGCCCTCGCGATCCTGGTCGAGCAGATGCGCCGGGAGAACTACGAGCTGACCGTCGGCAAGCCGCAGGTGGTCACCAAGCTCGTCGACGGCAAGGTGCACGAGCCGGTCGAGCGTCTGACCATCGACGCCCCCGACGAGTACATGGGCGCCATCACCCAGCTGCTCGCCACCCGCAAGGGCCGCATGGAGCAGCTGACCAACCACGGCACCGGCTGGCTCCGGATGGAGTGGCTGGTCCCGGCGCGTGGCCTGATCGGCTTCCGCACCGAGTTCCTCACCGAGACCCGCGGCACCGGCATCATGCACCACCTCTACGAGGACCACGAGCCGTGGTTCGGCGAGCTGCGCACCCGGCAGAACGGTTCGCTGGTCGCCGACCGGTCCGGCCCGGTCACCGGCTTCGCGATGATCAACCTGCAGGAGCGCGGTCAGCTCTTCGTCGAGCCGACCACCGAGGTGTACGAGGGCATGATCGTCGGCGAGAACTCGCGCGAGGACGACATGGACGTCAACATCACCAAGGAGAAGAAGCTCACGAACATGCGGGCCGCCGCCGCGGACAACACCGAGCGCCTGATCCCGCCGCGCAAGCTGTCGCTGGAGCAGTCCCTCGAGTTCTGCCGCGAGGACGAGTGCGTCGAGGTCACCCCGACCGC
- a CDS encoding transglycosylase SLT domain-containing protein: protein MKVRLLAAAAVLMVTAGCGLLGGGGDDKASGSAPVAVESSASEEPTTLEETGTPEPVETTSAPAPKPSKTSKKPTAKPTPTEDPNNFEVSACSTTKGSAIAKTKVKAALKTAAGKIYWTNEAPQLKLNYPLVKAIAWHESGWQTNVFNCDGGQGLMQLMPDTVDMINGRFGLSYNVTNYTQNATAGANYLAWLTRYMSQKAFGEDKVFDLSASKCKTHSSWCLLNLVISAYQFGPGDVLANAKTKKLPNPAYVDSVRSLMSSCFCDKY, encoded by the coding sequence ATGAAGGTTCGCTTGCTGGCCGCGGCCGCTGTGCTGATGGTGACCGCTGGGTGCGGTCTGCTCGGCGGTGGTGGCGACGACAAGGCGTCGGGCTCGGCCCCGGTGGCGGTCGAGTCGTCCGCGTCGGAGGAGCCGACCACCCTCGAGGAGACCGGGACGCCGGAGCCGGTGGAGACCACCTCGGCGCCGGCCCCGAAGCCGTCCAAGACCTCGAAGAAGCCGACGGCGAAGCCCACCCCGACCGAGGACCCGAACAACTTCGAGGTCTCGGCGTGCTCCACCACCAAGGGCAGCGCGATCGCCAAGACCAAGGTCAAGGCGGCGCTGAAGACGGCCGCCGGCAAGATCTACTGGACCAACGAGGCGCCGCAGCTGAAGCTGAACTATCCGCTGGTCAAGGCGATCGCGTGGCACGAGAGCGGCTGGCAGACCAACGTCTTCAACTGCGACGGCGGCCAGGGCCTGATGCAGCTCATGCCGGACACCGTCGACATGATCAACGGTCGGTTCGGGCTGAGCTACAACGTGACGAACTACACGCAGAACGCGACCGCCGGGGCCAACTACCTGGCCTGGCTGACCCGCTACATGTCGCAGAAGGCGTTCGGCGAGGACAAGGTGTTCGACCTGAGCGCGAGCAAGTGCAAGACGCACAGCTCGTGGTGCCTGCTCAACCTGGTGATCTCGGCCTACCAGTTCGGCCCCGGCGACGTGCTGGCGAACGCCAAGACGAAGAAGCTGCCGAACCCGGCGTACGTGGATTCGGTGCGCTCGCTGATGTCGTCCTGCTTCTGCGACAAATACTGA
- a CDS encoding uL11 family ribosomal protein codes for MPPKKKTHEVTLALEAGNAAMVDLGKMLGPTGANMRAVKVEYDEATSKNRGEIIPVIVSVYEDRSHTLVYKTPPTSFLIRKSLGIQSGASNPLTQHVGTLSATQVKEIAERKLPDLNANDMDAAIKIVAGTARSMGVKVAS; via the coding sequence ATGCCTCCCAAGAAGAAGACCCATGAGGTAACCCTCGCACTCGAGGCGGGTAACGCCGCGATGGTCGACCTCGGTAAGATGCTCGGCCCGACCGGCGCCAACATGCGCGCCGTCAAGGTGGAGTACGACGAGGCCACCTCGAAGAACCGGGGTGAGATCATCCCGGTCATCGTGTCGGTCTACGAGGACCGCAGCCACACGCTGGTCTACAAGACCCCGCCGACGAGCTTCCTCATCCGCAAGTCCCTGGGGATCCAGTCCGGCGCGTCGAACCCGCTTACCCAGCACGTGGGCACGCTCAGCGCGACCCAGGTCAAGGAGATCGCGGAGCGCAAGCTCCCCGACCTCAACGCGAACGACATGGACGCCGCCATCAAGATCGTGGCCGGCACCGCGCGTTCGATGGGCGTCAAGGTCGCTTCCTGA
- a CDS encoding ATP-dependent Clp protease proteolytic subunit, producing MNFRHDPSRWGFPPQQPHQPFDLPPGGPGIPGWLEERLFDQRIVMLRGHLTSEASTGVSAAMLTLDAAGQAPIQLHVACPGGDLSAALAVVDVIDALVSPVHALVTSEAGGAALAVLAAADRRAAYRHARFKLTEPRAAGVTGTADEVAAAAGQHLRELEEVVVRLAEVTGKPRSRVEDDLSAGRSLTAAEALDYGLLDEVITPKSR from the coding sequence GTGAATTTCCGACATGATCCGTCTCGGTGGGGATTTCCCCCGCAGCAGCCGCACCAGCCGTTCGACCTGCCACCCGGCGGCCCGGGCATTCCCGGCTGGCTCGAGGAGCGACTCTTCGACCAGCGGATCGTCATGCTGCGCGGCCACCTGACCAGCGAGGCGTCGACCGGGGTCTCGGCCGCGATGCTCACCCTGGACGCGGCCGGCCAGGCGCCGATCCAGCTGCACGTGGCCTGCCCCGGGGGTGACCTGAGCGCCGCCCTCGCCGTCGTCGACGTGATCGACGCGCTGGTGTCGCCGGTGCATGCCCTGGTCACCTCGGAGGCCGGGGGTGCGGCCCTGGCCGTGCTGGCCGCCGCCGACCGGCGGGCCGCCTACCGGCACGCCCGCTTCAAACTCACCGAACCCCGGGCCGCCGGGGTGACCGGCACCGCCGACGAGGTGGCCGCCGCGGCCGGGCAGCACCTGCGGGAGCTGGAGGAGGTCGTGGTCCGCCTGGCCGAGGTGACCGGCAAGCCCCGCAGCCGCGTCGAGGACGACCTGTCCGCCGGCCGCTCCCTCACTGCCGCCGAGGCCCTGGACTACGGCCTCCTCGACGAGGTAATCACCCCGAAGTCCCGCTGA
- a CDS encoding GntR family transcriptional regulator, producing the protein MSGPRRRSALLARLADRPTGSVRSAIVDDLRAIILYGEVPPGSAIPLDAVAAAFGVSRIPVREALMTLIGEGLVDHRPNGGYRVAMMTAGEFGEIYLVREALEAAALRAAVARATAEDDRQARSALRALDAAIEADDGGTAYHVESRRFHLALISPCRMRRLLHMLEAAWNMTEPLRPMSHLTAPDRELLHSDHAGMLAAFLRREPDALAQACAGHHHRLQGFISALPQHTGLFAEGD; encoded by the coding sequence ATGTCCGGTCCTCGTCGCCGATCCGCCCTGTTGGCGCGCCTGGCCGACCGGCCGACCGGCAGCGTGCGGAGCGCGATCGTCGACGATCTGCGGGCGATCATCCTGTACGGCGAGGTCCCGCCCGGCTCGGCGATCCCGCTGGACGCGGTCGCGGCCGCCTTCGGGGTGAGCCGGATCCCGGTCCGGGAGGCGCTGATGACGCTGATCGGCGAGGGTCTCGTGGATCATCGGCCGAACGGCGGCTACCGGGTGGCGATGATGACCGCCGGTGAGTTCGGCGAGATCTACCTGGTCCGGGAGGCGCTCGAGGCGGCGGCACTGCGCGCGGCGGTGGCCCGGGCCACCGCGGAGGACGATCGGCAGGCGAGGTCCGCCCTCCGGGCCCTGGACGCGGCGATCGAGGCCGACGACGGGGGTACGGCGTATCACGTCGAGAGCCGCCGTTTCCATCTCGCGCTGATCAGCCCGTGCCGGATGCGCCGTCTGCTGCACATGCTGGAGGCGGCGTGGAACATGACCGAGCCGTTGCGCCCGATGTCGCATCTGACCGCTCCGGATCGCGAGTTGCTGCACTCGGACCACGCCGGGATGCTCGCCGCGTTCCTCCGCCGGGAGCCGGATGCGCTGGCGCAAGCGTGCGCCGGCCACCATCACCGTCTGCAAGGGTTCATCTCCGCATTGCCGCAGCACACCGGACTGTTCGCCGAGGGAGACTGA
- a CDS encoding serine/threonine protein kinase yields MLIAERYRLVGPLGQGGMGRVWAARDELLGRDVAIKELVPPAGLTEAELRSLRERSIREARSIARVEQANVVRVFDVVFDSGEPWIVMELVPSRSLYDVIQADGPMAPERVARIGLGVLAALRAAHRVGLLHRDVKPGNVLLAHDGRVVLTDFGLASAAGDSSMTSTGVVLGSPSYLAPERALDQDLTAAADLWSLGATLYAAVEGRPPYAKSSPLATLAALATELPAPPERAGVLRPALVGLLQRDPAQRADGETAHRLLLDAAAGGRPGQFARQFSERTFAGPTERMPAIAVPQAAVTRTTANPPPESEPARSEPAGSEAAGSGQAGGQAPDLPGPTVRPEPAEKPAARPRWRRRSLIAAVIVLVATGAGVGVLLVDGGGESSAQEPGATWIGSEPAVDDLAATPTGAVPSRAGAPSGRPAAKPTQPGRSPGGTVTVTVTAPGGAAPTATGTTAASAPGRRIQSHGTGTCLYAPATTGKVQLWSCADTDPFRFDFPSDGTMRVRGKCAQIDSTADGTQVHLATCTGGTKQQFNYNAASDLTSGWADKCVDVPDSSAANGVVAQIWECTGAENQKWTY; encoded by the coding sequence GTGCTGATCGCAGAACGTTACCGCCTGGTAGGGCCGTTGGGCCAGGGCGGCATGGGCCGCGTCTGGGCGGCCCGGGATGAACTTCTCGGCCGGGACGTGGCGATCAAGGAGCTCGTGCCGCCGGCCGGGCTGACCGAGGCCGAACTACGGTCGCTGCGCGAACGCTCGATCCGGGAGGCCCGCTCGATCGCCCGCGTCGAGCAGGCGAACGTGGTCCGGGTCTTCGACGTGGTGTTCGACTCCGGCGAGCCGTGGATCGTGATGGAGCTCGTGCCGTCCCGGTCGCTCTACGACGTGATCCAGGCCGACGGCCCGATGGCGCCGGAGCGGGTGGCCCGGATCGGGCTGGGCGTGCTCGCCGCGCTGCGGGCCGCGCACCGGGTCGGGCTGCTGCACCGGGACGTGAAGCCGGGCAACGTGCTGCTCGCGCACGACGGCCGGGTGGTGCTGACCGACTTCGGGCTGGCCAGCGCGGCCGGGGACTCCAGTATGACCAGCACCGGGGTGGTGCTCGGCTCGCCGTCCTACCTGGCCCCGGAGCGGGCGCTGGACCAGGACCTGACGGCGGCCGCGGACCTGTGGTCGCTGGGCGCGACGCTGTACGCGGCGGTCGAGGGCCGGCCGCCGTACGCGAAGTCGTCGCCGCTGGCGACGCTCGCGGCGCTGGCCACCGAGCTGCCGGCGCCGCCGGAACGGGCCGGGGTGCTGCGGCCGGCGCTGGTCGGGCTGCTGCAGCGGGATCCGGCGCAGCGGGCCGACGGCGAGACGGCCCATCGGCTGCTGCTGGACGCGGCGGCCGGCGGGCGACCGGGACAGTTCGCCCGGCAGTTCAGTGAGCGGACGTTCGCGGGTCCGACCGAGCGGATGCCGGCTATCGCCGTACCCCAAGCGGCAGTGACCAGGACCACGGCGAACCCGCCGCCGGAAAGCGAACCGGCGCGAAGCGAACCGGCCGGAAGCGAAGCGGCCGGAAGTGGGCAGGCGGGCGGGCAGGCGCCGGATCTGCCCGGGCCGACCGTGCGGCCGGAACCGGCGGAGAAGCCGGCGGCGCGGCCGCGCTGGCGCCGCCGCAGCCTGATCGCGGCCGTGATCGTGCTGGTCGCGACCGGCGCCGGGGTGGGCGTCCTGCTGGTGGACGGCGGCGGCGAGTCGAGCGCGCAGGAGCCCGGCGCGACCTGGATCGGCTCCGAGCCGGCCGTCGACGACCTGGCGGCGACGCCCACCGGAGCCGTCCCGTCCCGCGCCGGCGCCCCGTCCGGGAGGCCGGCCGCCAAGCCGACGCAGCCGGGCCGCTCGCCGGGCGGCACGGTGACCGTGACGGTGACCGCCCCGGGCGGCGCCGCGCCGACCGCGACCGGCACCACCGCCGCGTCCGCGCCGGGCCGCCGGATCCAGAGCCATGGCACCGGGACGTGTCTCTACGCCCCGGCGACCACGGGCAAGGTCCAGCTCTGGAGTTGTGCCGACACCGATCCGTTCCGGTTCGACTTCCCGTCGGACGGGACCATGCGGGTCCGCGGCAAATGCGCCCAGATCGACAGCACCGCCGACGGCACCCAGGTGCACCTGGCCACCTGTACCGGCGGGACCAAGCAGCAGTTCAACTACAACGCCGCGTCCGATCTGACCAGCGGCTGGGCCGACAAGTGCGTCGACGTGCCGGACAGCAGCGCGGCCAACGGCGTGGTCGCCCAGATCTGGGAGTGCACCGGCGCCGAGAACCAGAAGTGGACCTACTGA
- a CDS encoding GDSL-type esterase/lipase family protein gives MSPRTWARFVLPALLLVAGLAVGSPATAATGDGSPTDPNISFVGRWNTSNSAAYVPYWAGAYLRTGFTGKTVKLRQRNTIDLWASIDGKPFTAFSKVSGTVNLTPTALAAGTHTLIVSYRQVAGSYTGDAVFQGLVLDSGATTVKPPARAKLVEFVGDSITAGTTSSQLAVTDYGFVTGEQLGVDHTQIAIGGMCLAETTDGCWAHETRYWMSSGGQAGTDQWNFARYTAGAVVINLGTNDKSHGVSGADFQAKYTTFLTRIRAKFPNAALIAMRTFIGRYAAETQAAVQARNAAGDANVYYVDTTGWLPADGLSDSVHPNDKGHAAIAAKLGPILAQRLNGTSALAATTDCPATTPATTTLAATPVTVWMAGDSTMMNASTCPIGWGSQFAPYFTSDVTVKNSAVGGRSVQTWLYEGNVTTVKNAAGECTLSSTAYSSRWTAMLNASTGIKSGDYLIIQFGINDGDTACPRHVGSARFKELLGVMASAAKARGAHPILVTPVAAITCSGSVAVGNRGFVTETKDAATANGVPVIDLHAKSVALYNSLGLCPNNGDYTSGAVGAFFCNDHTHFEAAGAKQIAGLIATALRAQNIPLAAYLK, from the coding sequence ATGTCCCCGAGAACCTGGGCACGCTTCGTGCTGCCCGCGCTCCTGCTCGTCGCCGGCCTGGCCGTCGGCTCCCCCGCAACGGCCGCCACCGGTGACGGCTCGCCCACCGACCCCAACATCAGCTTCGTCGGCCGCTGGAACACCTCGAACAGCGCCGCGTACGTGCCGTACTGGGCGGGCGCGTACCTGCGGACCGGCTTCACCGGCAAAACCGTGAAACTCAGGCAGCGCAACACGATCGACCTCTGGGCCAGCATCGACGGCAAGCCGTTCACCGCGTTCAGCAAGGTGTCCGGCACGGTCAACCTGACGCCGACCGCGCTGGCCGCCGGCACCCACACGCTGATCGTCAGCTACCGGCAGGTGGCCGGCTCGTACACCGGCGACGCGGTCTTCCAGGGCCTGGTCCTGGACTCCGGCGCGACCACGGTCAAACCGCCGGCCCGGGCCAAGCTGGTGGAGTTCGTCGGCGACTCGATCACCGCCGGCACCACCAGCAGCCAGCTCGCCGTCACCGACTACGGCTTCGTGACCGGTGAGCAGCTCGGCGTCGACCACACCCAGATCGCGATCGGCGGCATGTGCCTGGCCGAGACCACCGACGGCTGCTGGGCGCACGAGACCCGCTACTGGATGTCCAGCGGCGGCCAGGCCGGCACCGACCAGTGGAACTTCGCCCGCTACACGGCCGGCGCGGTGGTGATCAACCTGGGCACCAACGACAAGAGTCACGGCGTGAGCGGCGCGGACTTCCAGGCGAAGTACACCACGTTCCTCACCCGGATCCGGGCCAAGTTCCCGAACGCGGCGCTGATCGCGATGCGCACGTTCATCGGCCGGTACGCGGCCGAGACCCAGGCCGCGGTGCAGGCCCGCAACGCGGCCGGCGACGCCAACGTGTACTACGTGGACACCACCGGCTGGCTGCCGGCCGACGGCCTGAGCGACTCGGTGCACCCGAACGACAAGGGCCACGCCGCGATCGCCGCCAAGCTCGGCCCGATCCTGGCCCAGCGGCTGAACGGGACCTCGGCGCTCGCCGCCACCACCGACTGCCCGGCCACCACGCCGGCGACGACCACCCTCGCGGCCACGCCGGTGACCGTGTGGATGGCCGGCGACTCGACGATGATGAACGCCAGCACCTGCCCGATCGGCTGGGGCAGCCAGTTCGCGCCGTACTTCACCAGCGACGTCACCGTGAAGAACAGCGCGGTCGGCGGCCGCAGCGTCCAGACCTGGCTGTACGAGGGCAACGTCACCACCGTCAAGAACGCGGCCGGCGAGTGCACGCTCAGCTCGACCGCGTACAGCTCCCGGTGGACCGCGATGCTGAACGCCAGCACCGGGATCAAGTCCGGCGACTACCTGATCATCCAGTTCGGGATCAACGACGGCGACACGGCCTGCCCGCGGCACGTCGGCTCGGCCCGCTTCAAGGAGCTGCTCGGCGTGATGGCGTCCGCGGCCAAGGCGCGCGGCGCGCATCCGATCCTGGTCACCCCGGTCGCCGCGATCACCTGCAGCGGCAGCGTCGCGGTCGGCAACCGCGGCTTCGTCACCGAGACGAAGGACGCGGCCACCGCCAACGGCGTGCCGGTGATCGACCTGCACGCCAAGAGCGTCGCCCTCTACAACTCGCTGGGGCTGTGCCCGAACAACGGCGACTACACCTCGGGCGCGGTCGGCGCGTTCTTCTGCAACGACCACACCCACTTCGAGGCGGCCGGCGCCAAACAGATCGCCGGCCTGATCGCCACCGCCCTGCGGGCGCAGAACATCCCGCTGGCGGCCTACCTGAAGTGA
- a CDS encoding NCS1 family nucleobase:cation symporter-1 has translation MADTLPSTHHEDLVEAAGMPVGSGVIKPSYDLRLTNQDLAPLRKQTWGSYNIFAFWMSDVHSVGGYVTAGSLFALGLSSWQVLVSLVVGITIVYFFCNLVAKPSQMTGVPYPVINRVAFGVLGANVPAIIRGAIAVAWYGIQTYLASAALDVVVLKIWPSLAPWADVDQHGFLGLPVLGWCTYALLWVLQAAVFWTGMETIRRFIDFCGPAVYVVMFALTGYLIHKAGWGAIDLNLGDVKYHGFDALPIMLGAIALVVSYFSGPMLNFGDFSRYGKSFTAVKTGNFLGLPVNFLMFSILTVVTASLTLPVFGELITDPVETVSRIDSTFAIVLGALTFTIATIGINIVANFISPAFDFSNVSPQKISWRAGGMIAAVGSVLITPWNLYNNPDVIHYTLETLGAFIGPLFGVLIADYYLIRKQQVDVDAMFTMAPDGKYHYKRGYHPPAIIATAVGAVVAMVPVLWTGGPHMHTIAQYSWFIGCGLGFLVYLGLVRKPVDATPADADPAADEAVPA, from the coding sequence ATGGCCGACACCCTCCCGAGCACGCACCACGAGGACCTGGTCGAAGCCGCCGGCATGCCGGTCGGTAGCGGCGTCATCAAACCTTCCTACGACTTGCGTCTGACCAATCAGGACCTGGCCCCGCTGCGCAAACAGACATGGGGCTCGTACAACATCTTCGCGTTCTGGATGTCCGATGTGCACAGCGTCGGCGGGTACGTGACCGCCGGCAGCCTGTTCGCGCTCGGCCTGTCGAGCTGGCAGGTGCTGGTCTCGCTGGTGGTCGGCATCACGATCGTCTACTTCTTCTGCAACCTGGTCGCCAAGCCCAGCCAGATGACCGGCGTGCCCTACCCGGTGATCAACCGGGTGGCGTTCGGGGTGCTCGGGGCGAACGTGCCGGCCATCATCCGCGGCGCGATCGCGGTCGCCTGGTACGGCATCCAGACCTACCTCGCCTCGGCCGCGCTCGACGTGGTCGTCCTCAAGATCTGGCCGAGCCTGGCCCCCTGGGCGGACGTCGACCAGCACGGCTTCCTCGGGCTGCCGGTGCTCGGCTGGTGCACGTACGCGCTGCTCTGGGTGCTGCAGGCGGCGGTGTTCTGGACCGGCATGGAGACGATCCGTAGGTTCATCGACTTCTGCGGGCCGGCCGTCTACGTGGTGATGTTCGCGCTCACCGGCTACCTGATCCACAAGGCCGGCTGGGGCGCGATCGACCTGAACCTGGGCGACGTGAAGTACCACGGCTTCGACGCGCTGCCGATCATGCTGGGGGCGATCGCGCTGGTCGTCTCGTACTTCTCCGGCCCGATGCTGAACTTCGGCGACTTCTCCCGGTACGGCAAGTCGTTCACCGCCGTGAAGACCGGGAACTTCCTCGGGCTGCCGGTCAACTTCCTGATGTTCAGCATCCTGACCGTGGTCACCGCGAGCCTGACCCTGCCGGTCTTCGGCGAGCTGATCACCGACCCGGTCGAGACGGTGTCCCGGATCGACAGCACGTTCGCGATCGTCCTCGGCGCGCTGACCTTCACGATCGCCACCATCGGCATCAACATCGTCGCGAACTTCATCTCGCCGGCGTTCGACTTCTCCAACGTCAGCCCGCAGAAGATATCCTGGCGGGCCGGCGGCATGATCGCCGCGGTCGGCTCGGTGCTGATCACGCCGTGGAACCTGTACAACAACCCGGACGTCATCCACTACACGCTGGAGACGCTGGGCGCCTTCATCGGGCCGCTCTTCGGGGTGCTGATCGCCGACTACTACCTGATCCGCAAGCAGCAGGTGGACGTGGACGCGATGTTCACGATGGCGCCGGACGGCAAGTACCACTACAAGCGGGGCTACCACCCGCCGGCGATCATCGCGACCGCGGTCGGAGCGGTGGTCGCGATGGTGCCGGTGCTCTGGACCGGCGGGCCGCACATGCACACGATCGCGCAGTACAGCTGGTTCATCGGGTGCGGCCTGGGCTTCCTGGTCTACCTCGGCCTGGTGAGGAAGCCGGTGGACGCGACCCCGGCCGACGCGGATCCGGCGGCCGACGAGGCAGTCCCGGCCTGA
- a CDS encoding aspartate/glutamate racemase family protein, translated as MRIRVINPNTTASMTTLIEASARAVAGPGVVVEGVTPAMGPASIESHYDEALSVPGLLAAIAAGERDGADGYVVACFGDPGLDAAREIAAGPVVGIAEAAMHAATLLGRGFSVVTTLARTRGRALDLAVRYAPAGACRGVWACDIPVLDLDRDPAALARVVAVARQALARDGSDVIVLGCAGMAAFCAQVSAELGVPVIDGVSAATLLVQSLITLGLRTSKRDEYAAPLPKTYIGPLTEFGIMRSC; from the coding sequence ATGCGCATCCGGGTCATCAATCCCAACACCACGGCGTCGATGACCACGCTGATCGAGGCGAGCGCCCGGGCCGTCGCCGGCCCGGGCGTCGTCGTCGAGGGCGTCACCCCGGCGATGGGGCCGGCCTCGATCGAGAGCCACTACGACGAGGCGTTGTCGGTGCCCGGCCTGCTCGCCGCGATCGCCGCGGGGGAGCGGGACGGCGCCGACGGCTACGTGGTCGCGTGTTTCGGGGACCCCGGTCTGGACGCGGCCCGCGAGATCGCCGCCGGGCCGGTGGTCGGCATCGCCGAGGCCGCGATGCACGCGGCGACGCTGCTCGGTCGCGGTTTCAGCGTGGTGACAACCCTTGCCCGTACCCGGGGAAGGGCTCTTGACCTGGCCGTTCGTTATGCCCCGGCGGGCGCCTGCCGGGGCGTCTGGGCGTGTGACATCCCCGTCCTCGACCTGGACCGGGACCCGGCGGCGCTGGCCCGGGTGGTCGCGGTGGCCCGGCAGGCCCTGGCCCGGGACGGCTCGGACGTGATCGTGCTCGGCTGCGCCGGGATGGCCGCGTTCTGCGCCCAGGTCTCCGCGGAGCTGGGCGTCCCGGTGATCGACGGCGTCTCGGCGGCCACCCTGCTGGTCCAGTCCCTGATCACGCTGGGCCTGCGTACCTCGAAGCGGGACGAGTACGCCGCGCCGCTGCCGAAAACGTATATCGGTCCGTTGACGGAGTTCGGCATCATGCGGTCGTGCTGA
- a CDS encoding SigE family RNA polymerase sigma factor yields the protein MRSERDEQFHRFVVSRRSGLVRTATLLTAGDAHLAEDLVQSVLTKLYVAWPAFQRADNPDGYLRRVMVNALTDERRRWWRRREEPMADVPDLPEAEPARHGELAEGLRAALKQLPPRMRAALVFRYVYDLDVADTADALGCSEGTVKSQTSRALDRLRVVIGQNPTLAHR from the coding sequence GTGAGAAGCGAGCGCGACGAGCAGTTCCACCGCTTCGTGGTGTCCCGGAGATCCGGTCTGGTGCGGACTGCCACCCTGCTGACGGCGGGCGACGCCCACCTGGCGGAGGACCTGGTCCAGTCGGTGCTGACCAAGCTCTACGTGGCCTGGCCGGCGTTCCAGCGGGCGGACAATCCGGACGGATATCTGCGCCGGGTGATGGTCAACGCGTTGACCGACGAGCGGCGACGCTGGTGGCGGCGGCGGGAGGAGCCGATGGCAGACGTGCCGGACCTTCCCGAGGCCGAGCCGGCGCGGCACGGCGAGCTGGCCGAGGGGCTGCGCGCGGCCCTGAAGCAGTTGCCCCCACGGATGCGGGCGGCCCTGGTCTTCCGCTACGTCTACGACCTCGACGTCGCTGACACCGCCGACGCCCTCGGGTGTTCCGAGGGCACGGTGAAGAGTCAGACCTCCCGGGCGCTCGACCGGCTCCGGGTGGTCATCGGCCAGAACCCCACGCTCGCCCACCGTTGA